One region of Serinus canaria isolate serCan28SL12 chromosome 25, serCan2020, whole genome shotgun sequence genomic DNA includes:
- the LOC108962035 gene encoding erythroblast NAD(P)(+)--arginine ADP-ribosyltransferase-like isoform X1: MMDKYPMAKSPLTCRTRRDLLVPPWSLWPLHSMAPLAQTLALLAMTVATTAVEVVTLDMAQDSFDDQYRGCGPAMTAALPALNGSEFQQNPLFAQAWVKARAKWQSRGSPVSPLSSPAQAIALMAYTMDDVYREFNAAVRTAGSSSQEYRDNFHFKTLHFLLTQALATLRDTRGPQCHNVYRGVRGVMFKAEHGDIVRFGQFTSASQSETLSQMFGRDTVFHVHTCHGAEIREFSSYPGEKEVLIPPFETFEVVEESQEGESAWIQLRSTGTFSKYSCEWLGGDTTGGSVPRAPFHVGGLLLATTTLAVATGIL, from the exons tgtcccacCCTGGTCCCTGTGGCCTCTCCACTCCATGGCCCCCCTGGCACagaccctggcactgctggcaatGACCGTGGCCACCACAGCTGTGGAGGTGGTGACCCTGGACATGGCCCAGGACTCCTTCGATGACCAGTACCGGGGCTGTGGCCCTGCCATGACCGCGGCATTGCCGGCCCTCAACGGCTCCGAGTTCCAGCAGAACCCTCTCTTTGCCCAGGCCTGGGTGAAGGCCAGAGCCAAGTGGCAGAGTCGGGggtcccctgtgtcccctctgtcatccccagcccaggccaTCGCCCTCATGGCCTACACGATGGATGACGTGTACAGAGAGTTCAACGCGGCCGTGCGCACGGCTGGGTCCTCCAGCCAGGAATACCGGGACAACTTCCACTTCAAAACgctgcatttcctgctgacCCAGGCACTGGCCACACTGAGGGACACTCGGGGACCTCAGTGTCACAACGTGTACCGGGGGGTGCGCGGGGTCATGTTCAAGGCAGAGCACGGTGACATTGTCCGGTTCGGTCAATTCACGTCGGCGTCACAGAGTGAAACACTCTCCCAGATGTTTGGGAGAGACACGGTGTTCCATGTGCACACGTGCCATGGTGCAGAAATCCGGGAATTCTCCAGCTATCCTGGCGAGAAGGAGGTGCTGATCCCACCCTTTGAGACCTTTGAGGTCGTCGAAGAAAGCCAGGAAGGGGAAAGTGCATGGATCCAGCTCCGCTCCACCGGGACCTTCAGCAAATACAGCTGCGagtggctgggaggggacactaCAG GTGGGAGCGTCCCCAGGGCCCCCTTCCATGTCGGAGGACTCCTCCTGGCCACCACAACCCTGGCAGTGGCCACTGGGATCCTCTGA
- the LOC108962035 gene encoding erythroblast NAD(P)(+)--arginine ADP-ribosyltransferase-like isoform X2, with the protein MAPLAQTLALLAMTVATTAVEVVTLDMAQDSFDDQYRGCGPAMTAALPALNGSEFQQNPLFAQAWVKARAKWQSRGSPVSPLSSPAQAIALMAYTMDDVYREFNAAVRTAGSSSQEYRDNFHFKTLHFLLTQALATLRDTRGPQCHNVYRGVRGVMFKAEHGDIVRFGQFTSASQSETLSQMFGRDTVFHVHTCHGAEIREFSSYPGEKEVLIPPFETFEVVEESQEGESAWIQLRSTGTFSKYSCEWLGGDTTGGSVPRAPFHVGGLLLATTTLAVATGIL; encoded by the exons ATGGCCCCCCTGGCACagaccctggcactgctggcaatGACCGTGGCCACCACAGCTGTGGAGGTGGTGACCCTGGACATGGCCCAGGACTCCTTCGATGACCAGTACCGGGGCTGTGGCCCTGCCATGACCGCGGCATTGCCGGCCCTCAACGGCTCCGAGTTCCAGCAGAACCCTCTCTTTGCCCAGGCCTGGGTGAAGGCCAGAGCCAAGTGGCAGAGTCGGGggtcccctgtgtcccctctgtcatccccagcccaggccaTCGCCCTCATGGCCTACACGATGGATGACGTGTACAGAGAGTTCAACGCGGCCGTGCGCACGGCTGGGTCCTCCAGCCAGGAATACCGGGACAACTTCCACTTCAAAACgctgcatttcctgctgacCCAGGCACTGGCCACACTGAGGGACACTCGGGGACCTCAGTGTCACAACGTGTACCGGGGGGTGCGCGGGGTCATGTTCAAGGCAGAGCACGGTGACATTGTCCGGTTCGGTCAATTCACGTCGGCGTCACAGAGTGAAACACTCTCCCAGATGTTTGGGAGAGACACGGTGTTCCATGTGCACACGTGCCATGGTGCAGAAATCCGGGAATTCTCCAGCTATCCTGGCGAGAAGGAGGTGCTGATCCCACCCTTTGAGACCTTTGAGGTCGTCGAAGAAAGCCAGGAAGGGGAAAGTGCATGGATCCAGCTCCGCTCCACCGGGACCTTCAGCAAATACAGCTGCGagtggctgggaggggacactaCAG GTGGGAGCGTCCCCAGGGCCCCCTTCCATGTCGGAGGACTCCTCCTGGCCACCACAACCCTGGCAGTGGCCACTGGGATCCTCTGA